Proteins co-encoded in one Candidatus Thiodictyon syntrophicum genomic window:
- the tnpB gene encoding IS66 family insertion sequence element accessory protein TnpB (TnpB, as the term is used for proteins encoded by IS66 family insertion elements, is considered an accessory protein, since TnpC, encoded by a neighboring gene, is a DDE family transposase.), translating into MLALTPQLRVLVATDPADFRQGIDGLARRVRQVLADEPMSGALFVFRNRRGTAIKLLVYDGQGFWLCQKRLSEGRFRHWPSGPPGQVLAPQELAVLLAGGDWRAAAGAPVWRALTPGA; encoded by the coding sequence GTGCTTGCCCTGACCCCGCAGTTGCGGGTCTTGGTCGCGACGGACCCGGCGGACTTTCGCCAAGGCATTGATGGTCTTGCCCGGCGGGTGCGCCAGGTGTTGGCGGACGAGCCCATGAGTGGAGCACTCTTCGTCTTCCGCAACCGCCGCGGTACCGCGATCAAGCTCCTGGTCTACGACGGCCAGGGTTTCTGGCTGTGTCAGAAGCGCCTGTCCGAAGGCCGCTTTCGGCACTGGCCGAGCGGCCCGCCGGGGCAGGTGCTGGCCCCCCAGGAACTGGCGGTATTGCTCGCCGGTGGGGATTGGCGCGCCGCGGCGGGGGCGCCGGTGTGGCGGGCGTTGACGCCGGGGGCGTGA
- a CDS encoding helix-turn-helix domain-containing protein, which produces MKHRSRLERAEQRGAAVARLATGQPQRHVAAELGVARSTLQDWCKPTPVGAAPAVLAAFVATPEGVQWLHQVVVAAHFVITLHGGAGVRMVCEFLKLSGLSAFVGASYGTHQALNAALEEMVVAVAREQRAALAVGMPHRAITACEDETFHPQILLVMLEPVSNFLLREQYAADRTAAVSFRQGCMNAERGSGSVGAPRHWRTQGPPLSLLAERASRQ; this is translated from the coding sequence GTGAAGCACCGCTCGCGCCTGGAGCGAGCCGAACAGCGCGGGGCGGCCGTGGCCCGCTTGGCGACGGGGCAGCCGCAACGCCACGTCGCCGCCGAACTGGGCGTGGCGCGCAGCACCTTGCAGGACTGGTGCAAGCCGACCCCGGTCGGCGCGGCCCCGGCGGTGTTGGCAGCCTTCGTGGCGACCCCTGAGGGCGTGCAGTGGCTGCACCAAGTGGTGGTGGCGGCGCACTTCGTCATCACGCTGCACGGCGGTGCCGGGGTGCGGATGGTGTGTGAATTCTTGAAGTTGAGTGGGTTGTCGGCGTTCGTCGGCGCGAGCTATGGCACCCACCAGGCCCTCAATGCGGCCTTGGAGGAGATGGTGGTCGCCGTGGCGCGTGAGCAACGGGCGGCGTTGGCGGTGGGCATGCCGCACCGCGCGATCACGGCGTGCGAGGATGAGACCTTTCATCCGCAGATTTTGTTGGTCATGTTGGAGCCGGTGTCGAACTTTCTGCTGCGCGAACAGTACGCCGCCGATCGCACGGCGGCCGTGTCCTTCCGGCAAGGCTGCATGAATGCCGAGCGCGGTTCCGGTAGCGTGGGAGCCCCGCGTCATTGGCGAACCCAAGGCCCGCCGTTGTCGCTGTTGGCGGAGCGGGCGAGCCGCCAGTAG
- a CDS encoding DUF4276 family protein: MTAPSLGLILECGPQGADKQVCEYLIERIRPGMRVRSETLDNKANLLRDSGKVAARLLKDGCECVLIVWDLRPAWPDRTDKPCRHTERIELLSLLAEAGVPEDAPVYLVCVEQELESWLLANERALSAFLSTPAHPFPVQRVRNPDRHPQPKAEVKGLFKQARGWLYNDTVHAIQVLKKVQLDFGRLRCSESFCRFEKMVLACRGR, from the coding sequence GTGACCGCCCCCTCGCTTGGCCTGATCCTCGAATGCGGTCCCCAGGGCGCCGACAAACAGGTCTGCGAATACCTGATCGAGCGTATCAGGCCCGGGATGCGAGTGCGCAGCGAAACACTGGATAACAAAGCGAACCTCTTGCGAGACTCCGGAAAGGTCGCGGCCAGATTGCTCAAGGACGGGTGCGAGTGCGTGCTGATCGTTTGGGACTTGCGCCCAGCCTGGCCGGATCGAACCGACAAACCTTGTCGGCACACCGAGCGTATCGAGCTCCTGAGCCTGCTGGCGGAGGCCGGCGTACCCGAGGATGCGCCGGTGTATCTGGTCTGTGTCGAGCAGGAGTTGGAAAGCTGGCTGCTTGCCAACGAAAGAGCGCTGAGCGCCTTCTTGTCTACCCCCGCTCATCCGTTCCCGGTACAGCGAGTCAGGAACCCGGATCGACATCCGCAACCGAAGGCCGAGGTCAAAGGGCTATTCAAACAGGCCAGAGGTTGGCTCTATAACGACACTGTTCACGCCATCCAGGTCCTGAAGAAAGTCCAGTTGGATTTTGGGCGCTTGCGGTGCTCCGAGAGCTTTTGCCGGTTTGAGAAGATGGTGTTGGCCTGTCGCGGTCGCTGA
- the tnpC gene encoding IS66 family transposase produces the protein MSWRKNPRTPRVSVPIARLDAIVERTRTQALPVDDHATLKAAVDTLARLTEELETTTTTLERVRRLIFGPRTETTDTVLGKDQPAPRDAPAPPADADPAAPGASDGDATLPPHQKTRTGHGRNGADKYPRAPRIPVAHATLKQGDPCPEPGCTGRVYVQRQEPAVLVRVTGVAPLQAQVYTLERLRCGLCGTVFTADPPAGVGAAKYDATAAAMIALLKYGCGLPFHRIQRLEQALAIPLPATTQWDVVAAAAPCLAPAVEELAQQAAQGTVLYNDDTTMRILKFTAEARAEALPPGANAERTGVFTSGVVAETVNGPIALFKTGPCHAGEHLAEVLNRRHDPVPPIQMSDALARNTPGDHPTQAASCIPHGRRKFVEVHDAFPDEVAFVLETLRPVFHTDHQAQHQGLDPHARLLLHQQESGPRMQALHDWMATQLETHAVEPNSGLGQAIRYMQNHWQKMTLFLRVPGAPLSNNICERALKKAILHRNNSLFYRTLNGAKVGDLFMSLIHTAELHQVAPFDYLVALQRHPAAVALDPPAWMPWNYTTALARLAAEPAPD, from the coding sequence ATGAGCTGGCGTAAGAACCCGCGCACCCCGCGGGTGTCGGTCCCCATCGCGCGACTCGATGCCATTGTCGAGCGCACCCGTACCCAAGCGCTGCCGGTGGATGACCACGCCACCCTCAAGGCGGCGGTCGACACCTTGGCGCGCCTGACCGAGGAACTGGAGACCACGACCACCACCCTGGAGCGGGTGCGTCGGCTGATTTTCGGACCCCGCACCGAGACCACGGACACGGTCCTGGGCAAGGACCAGCCAGCGCCGCGCGATGCCCCGGCGCCGCCGGCCGACGCCGACCCGGCGGCGCCGGGCGCCAGCGACGGCGATGCCACGCTGCCGCCCCACCAAAAGACACGCACTGGCCACGGCCGCAACGGGGCCGACAAGTATCCCCGCGCCCCGCGCATCCCGGTTGCCCACGCCACCTTGAAGCAGGGCGACCCCTGTCCCGAGCCCGGTTGCACCGGCCGGGTCTATGTCCAACGCCAGGAGCCCGCCGTCCTGGTGCGCGTCACCGGCGTGGCGCCCCTGCAGGCGCAGGTCTACACCCTGGAGCGGCTGCGCTGTGGGCTGTGCGGCACGGTGTTTACGGCCGACCCCCCCGCGGGCGTGGGCGCGGCGAAATACGACGCGACCGCCGCCGCCATGATCGCCTTGCTGAAATACGGCTGCGGGCTGCCGTTTCATCGCATCCAACGCCTGGAGCAGGCGCTGGCCATCCCCCTGCCGGCCACTACCCAATGGGATGTGGTCGCGGCGGCCGCGCCGTGCCTCGCCCCCGCGGTGGAGGAGCTGGCCCAGCAGGCGGCGCAGGGCACGGTGCTCTATAACGACGACACCACCATGCGCATCCTGAAATTCACCGCCGAGGCGCGGGCCGAGGCGCTGCCCCCGGGAGCTAACGCCGAGCGCACCGGGGTGTTCACCAGCGGCGTCGTCGCCGAGACCGTCAATGGCCCGATCGCCCTGTTCAAAACCGGACCTTGTCATGCCGGGGAGCACCTCGCCGAGGTCCTCAACCGGCGCCACGACCCCGTGCCCCCGATCCAGATGTCCGACGCCCTGGCGCGCAACACCCCGGGGGATCATCCCACGCAGGCCGCGTCCTGTATTCCCCATGGGCGCCGCAAGTTCGTCGAGGTCCATGACGCCTTTCCCGACGAGGTCGCCTTCGTGCTGGAAACCCTGCGTCCCGTGTTCCACACTGACCACCAGGCCCAGCACCAGGGACTCGACCCGCACGCGCGCTTACTCCTGCACCAACAGGAAAGCGGCCCGCGGATGCAGGCGCTCCACGACTGGATGGCCACGCAGTTGGAGACGCACGCCGTGGAGCCCAACTCGGGGCTCGGTCAGGCGATCCGCTACATGCAGAATCATTGGCAAAAAATGACCCTGTTTCTGCGCGTACCCGGCGCCCCGCTGAGCAACAACATCTGCGAGCGGGCGCTCAAGAAGGCCATCCTGCATCGCAACAATTCGCTGTTTTATCGCACCTTGAACGGCGCCAAGGTCGGCGATCTGTTCATGAGTCTGATCCATACCGCGGAACTGCACCAAGTGGCGCCGTTTGATTACCTGGTCGCGCTGCAGCGCCATCCCGCCGCGGTGGCACTCGACCCGCCGGCCTGGATGCCCTGGAATTACACCACGGCGCTGGCGCGCCTGGCCGCCGAACCCGCGCCGGACTGA
- a CDS encoding ISAs1 family transposase: MCETTLDRSLAGHFSALEDPRCPIKRHHNLIDMIVIAIAATLCGADGWVAIAQFGRTKRPWFAQFLELPKGIPAHDTFGRVFGLLAPEAFETCFRAWVASIREVIPGEIIAIDGKTLRRSHDRAKGLAALHVVSAWATANRVVLGQVATDAKSNEITAIPQLLALLRLQGCIVTIDAMGCQTKIAEQIIEQGADYVLALKGNQGTLATEVEEAFIDADARDYAGVDTQMHETHEHGHGRVETRRYRTLGDLSGVPRSALWKGMNMIGMVESQREVAGKITRETRFYIGSIATDVARFARAVRDHWGVENDLHWSLDVAFREDDCRVREPGARENLAVLRHIALTRLKNDNTKLGIKNKRLKAGWDERYLTKLLFEAPDAKPKTRVSDSPNISVA; encoded by the coding sequence ATGTGCGAAACAACCCTGGATCGGTCGCTGGCCGGGCATTTTTCCGCGCTGGAAGACCCGCGCTGCCCGATCAAGCGCCACCACAACCTGATCGACATGATCGTCATCGCCATTGCGGCAACGCTCTGCGGCGCGGACGGCTGGGTGGCCATCGCGCAGTTCGGACGCACGAAACGGCCGTGGTTTGCGCAGTTTCTGGAGTTGCCCAAGGGCATCCCGGCCCACGACACGTTCGGGCGGGTGTTCGGGTTGCTGGCGCCGGAAGCATTCGAGACGTGCTTTCGCGCTTGGGTGGCGTCGATTCGTGAAGTGATCCCCGGCGAGATCATCGCCATCGACGGCAAGACGCTGCGCCGCTCCCACGATCGGGCCAAGGGTCTGGCCGCGCTGCACGTGGTCAGCGCGTGGGCGACGGCCAACCGCGTCGTCCTTGGGCAAGTCGCCACCGACGCGAAGTCCAACGAGATCACGGCGATCCCGCAGTTGCTGGCGTTGCTGCGTCTCCAAGGCTGCATCGTCACCATTGATGCAATGGGCTGTCAGACCAAGATCGCCGAGCAGATCATCGAGCAGGGGGCCGACTACGTGCTGGCGCTCAAGGGCAACCAGGGCACGCTGGCCACCGAAGTCGAGGAGGCGTTTATCGATGCCGACGCGCGGGATTACGCGGGGGTCGACACGCAGATGCACGAAACCCACGAGCATGGCCATGGACGGGTGGAGACCCGCCGCTACCGGACCTTGGGTGATCTCTCCGGCGTACCGCGCAGCGCCCTGTGGAAGGGCATGAACATGATCGGCATGGTCGAGTCGCAGCGCGAAGTCGCTGGCAAGATCACCCGCGAAACTCGCTTCTACATCGGCAGTATCGCCACCGACGTGGCCCGCTTCGCCCGTGCCGTGCGTGATCACTGGGGCGTGGAGAACGATCTGCATTGGAGTCTCGATGTGGCCTTCCGCGAGGATGACTGCCGCGTGCGCGAACCGGGCGCCCGCGAGAACCTGGCCGTACTGCGCCACATCGCGCTGACGCGGCTGAAGAACGACAACACCAAGCTCGGCATCAAGAACAAACGCTTGAAGGCCGGTTGGGATGAACGCTACTTGACGAAGCTGCTTTTTGAAGCACCGGATGCCAAGCCAAAAACACGTGTATCAGATTCTCCGAATATTAGTGTAGCGTGA